From the genome of Verrucomicrobiota bacterium, one region includes:
- a CDS encoding NADH-quinone oxidoreductase subunit H — MMTAAIHPPLFLPGLLLQVVLLLVLAPLLSGCIKNWKAKLQNRRGPRIWQPYLDLAKFMQKDMVISEHASWIFRATPFILLLSVLVAGLMVPMLCIPAPLSLYGGVLAVIGLLALGRFFLALAGLDTASAFGGMGSSREMTIAAIAEPAMMLAIFTVAITAGSTNLSQVVSAGQDTAWQWFKPSHMLAFGALFIVLLAETGRIPVDNPATHLELTMIHEAMILEYSGRYLAFIEWSVSVKQLVLMSLLVNVFFPVGIATQFTGMALGLAGLMFMAKLLLLAAVVVLVETVNAKLRLFRVPDLLGAAFVLASLALLSTFLFQ, encoded by the coding sequence ATGATGACCGCTGCCATCCATCCACCGTTGTTTCTGCCCGGCCTGTTATTGCAGGTGGTCCTGCTGCTCGTGCTGGCACCATTGTTGAGTGGCTGTATCAAGAACTGGAAGGCGAAGCTGCAAAACCGGCGCGGACCGCGGATCTGGCAACCGTATCTGGACCTCGCCAAGTTCATGCAAAAGGACATGGTGATTTCCGAACATGCCTCGTGGATTTTTCGGGCGACGCCGTTCATCCTGTTGCTCTCCGTGCTGGTCGCCGGGCTGATGGTGCCGATGCTTTGCATTCCGGCCCCGCTCAGCCTGTACGGCGGAGTGTTGGCGGTGATTGGGTTGCTGGCTTTGGGCCGTTTCTTTCTTGCCCTGGCCGGATTGGATACCGCCAGCGCGTTTGGCGGCATGGGCAGCAGCCGGGAGATGACTATCGCGGCCATCGCCGAGCCCGCCATGATGCTGGCCATTTTTACCGTGGCGATCACCGCCGGGTCCACGAACCTCAGCCAGGTGGTGTCCGCCGGGCAAGACACCGCGTGGCAGTGGTTCAAGCCGTCCCACATGCTGGCGTTTGGCGCGCTCTTCATTGTGTTGCTGGCGGAGACGGGCCGCATTCCGGTGGATAACCCGGCGACGCATCTGGAGTTGACCATGATTCATGAGGCGATGATTCTGGAATATTCCGGCCGCTACCTGGCGTTTATTGAATGGAGCGTCTCCGTGAAACAACTCGTCCTGATGTCGCTGCTGGTGAATGTGTTTTTCCCGGTGGGCATTGCCACCCAGTTCACGGGTATGGCCCTGGGGTTGGCGGGGTTGATGTTCATGGCCAAACTATTATTGCTGGCGGCCGTGGTGGTGTTGGTTGAAACCGTGAATGCCAAGCTCCGCCTGTTCCGCGTTCCGGATTTGCTGGGCGCGGCGTTCGTGCTGGCGTCGCTGGCGTTGCTCTCCACCTTCCTCTTCCAATGA
- a CDS encoding TIGR00730 family Rossman fold protein: MKRVCVQCGSNPGFAPVYLEAARELGRVLGRQRLELVYGGAAVGLMGAVADEALTAGARVIGIIPESFAHRIAHLRLTELHVVPGMHERKAMMFERSDGFVALPGGYGTLDEVFEVLTWAQLGFHQKPCGLLNVNGYFNRLIGFLDHAAAEGFLKPAHREMLLVEDTPAALLERLAGYHPPQVDKWMEKTRM, encoded by the coding sequence ATGAAGCGAGTGTGTGTGCAATGCGGTTCGAATCCCGGTTTTGCGCCCGTCTATCTGGAGGCGGCGCGTGAGCTGGGACGCGTGCTGGGCCGCCAGCGCCTGGAGCTGGTTTATGGTGGGGCGGCGGTCGGCCTGATGGGCGCGGTCGCGGATGAGGCGCTCACGGCCGGAGCGCGGGTGATCGGCATCATTCCCGAATCGTTTGCGCACCGGATCGCGCACCTGCGGTTGACGGAGTTGCACGTGGTGCCGGGCATGCATGAGCGGAAAGCGATGATGTTCGAGCGGTCGGATGGGTTTGTGGCGTTGCCGGGCGGGTATGGCACGCTGGATGAAGTGTTCGAGGTGCTGACGTGGGCGCAACTGGGCTTTCACCAGAAGCCGTGCGGGCTGCTGAACGTCAACGGGTATTTCAACCGGCTGATCGGATTCCTAGATCATGCCGCCGCCGAGGGGTTCCTGAAGCCGGCGCACCGGGAGATGCTGCTGGTGGAGGACACCCCGGCCGCGCTGCTGGAGCGCCTGGCCGGTTATCATCCGCCGCAGGTGGATAAGTGGATGGAGAAAACACGCATGTGA
- a CDS encoding hydrogenase: MNADAQSLAFSTQLIALLATLMLVTQLLLVVEGMVMNSIRLFALQSFLLAGVAATIAHFSSATHVYLVALLTMCGKGIFMPWFLARLTRKTKDDRESKPYFNAAASVMLCGGFTLLSYILARPFTHVERMGSSTLAVAITLLLTGFFQMINRRKALSQVLALLTMENGIMLAAIALTTYGMPLIVELGIFFDVIIAVMVLGILVNRIRQTFASMDVSKLTQLKE, encoded by the coding sequence ATGAATGCCGACGCACAATCCCTCGCCTTTTCCACACAACTGATCGCCCTGCTGGCGACGCTGATGCTGGTCACCCAATTATTGTTGGTGGTGGAAGGCATGGTGATGAACAGCATCCGCCTCTTTGCGTTGCAGTCGTTTTTATTGGCGGGCGTGGCGGCCACCATCGCGCATTTCAGCAGCGCCACACATGTGTACCTGGTGGCGTTGCTCACAATGTGCGGCAAAGGCATCTTCATGCCGTGGTTTCTTGCCCGGCTGACGCGCAAAACCAAGGATGATCGCGAATCCAAACCGTATTTCAACGCCGCCGCCTCGGTGATGCTGTGTGGCGGCTTCACGCTGCTCAGTTATATCCTGGCGCGTCCGTTCACGCATGTCGAACGCATGGGCAGCAGCACGCTGGCCGTCGCCATCACCTTGCTGCTGACCGGATTCTTCCAGATGATCAACCGGCGCAAGGCGCTTTCGCAGGTGCTGGCGTTGCTCACCATGGAGAATGGCATCATGCTGGCCGCCATTGCGTTGACCACCTATGGCATGCCGCTGATCGTGGAATTGGGAATTTTCTTTGATGTCATCATTGCCGTCATGGTGCTGGGCATTCTCGTTAATCGCATCCGGCAGACGTTCGCGTCCATGGATGTCAGCAAGCTGACGCAGTTAAAGGAATGA
- the hyfB gene encoding hydrogenase 4 subunit B gives MEPLAGALLQLGLLSYLAGALGGFVFQRMERVAHAVSFACCLLAAMGLTAASLLTLTSGIPATGFDLCPSSLPFLRFNIRPDALGLFFVMIVSLLGVALSLFSMGYARGYFGRKNVGVLGAFFNLLMLATTLVFLAGNAFFFLLAWEVMALMSFCLVSYEHENAEARGAGILYFVMSHIGTGCLIIGFLLLFQAAGSYEFDGFHALGNQMPPGKRNGVFLLFLIGFGIKAGMVPMHIWLPAAHPVAPSNVSAMMSGVLIKTGIYGMTRVFFDFLGTPPVWWGVTVLSLGIISAVLGVLYALMEHDLKRLLAYHSIENIGIILMGLGASLMFLHFGHPALAALAMVAGLFHTLNHAMFKALLFLGAGAVLHATGTRDMEKMGGLIKKMPGTALYFLVGAVAISALPPLNGFISEWFTYQALLQGFGLTSSLVRLIFPLGGAMLALTGALAASCFVKAFAITFLAQPRSEPVAKAHEASPTMLAGMAILTMVCLVLGLFPAQCLVLFDPITQALTGAQLSQHLALADGWAIGNLDDKGGTVSTLGMVVAAVCLLPIPIVLWWLFARRAITRIGPTWDCGLQGLTPKMEYSATGFSKPLRMIFKALFRPHREVQREYDYSPYFARNLRFESHIEEAFERRIYRPLNRWVLVLSRRMRAMQAGSTHAYLIYIFVTMLLLLLIMAL, from the coding sequence ATGGAACCTCTGGCCGGGGCGTTATTGCAGTTGGGGTTGCTGAGTTATCTGGCGGGGGCTTTGGGCGGGTTTGTCTTCCAACGGATGGAACGCGTGGCTCATGCCGTTTCCTTCGCGTGTTGTCTGCTGGCAGCCATGGGACTGACCGCAGCAAGTTTGTTGACTTTGACATCCGGCATTCCTGCGACTGGTTTTGATTTATGCCCGTCGTCCTTGCCTTTCCTACGGTTCAACATACGTCCTGACGCCTTGGGGCTGTTCTTTGTGATGATCGTTTCCTTGCTCGGGGTGGCGTTGTCGCTCTTCTCCATGGGATATGCCCGGGGCTATTTTGGACGAAAGAACGTGGGGGTGCTCGGCGCGTTTTTCAACCTGCTGATGCTGGCCACGACGCTGGTCTTTTTGGCCGGCAACGCATTCTTCTTCCTGCTGGCCTGGGAGGTCATGGCATTGATGTCCTTTTGCCTGGTCAGTTACGAGCATGAGAACGCCGAGGCGCGCGGCGCGGGGATTTTATATTTTGTGATGTCGCACATTGGCACGGGGTGCCTGATCATTGGCTTCCTGCTGCTGTTCCAGGCTGCTGGCAGCTATGAGTTTGATGGGTTTCATGCCTTGGGTAACCAGATGCCGCCGGGGAAACGTAACGGGGTGTTCCTATTGTTCCTGATCGGTTTCGGGATCAAGGCCGGCATGGTGCCGATGCATATCTGGTTGCCGGCGGCGCATCCGGTGGCCCCCAGCAATGTCTCGGCCATGATGTCCGGCGTATTGATCAAAACCGGCATCTACGGCATGACTCGGGTGTTCTTTGATTTCCTGGGGACGCCGCCGGTATGGTGGGGAGTGACGGTGCTGTCGCTGGGCATCATTTCCGCTGTGCTCGGGGTGCTGTACGCGTTGATGGAGCACGATCTCAAACGGTTGCTGGCGTATCATAGCATTGAAAACATTGGCATCATTTTAATGGGCTTGGGCGCCTCACTGATGTTTTTGCATTTTGGGCATCCGGCGCTGGCGGCGCTGGCGATGGTCGCCGGTCTGTTTCACACGCTCAACCATGCGATGTTCAAAGCATTGCTATTCCTTGGCGCGGGCGCGGTGCTGCACGCCACGGGCACGCGCGACATGGAAAAGATGGGGGGACTCATCAAAAAAATGCCCGGGACGGCGCTGTATTTCCTGGTGGGCGCGGTGGCTATTTCGGCGTTACCACCGCTTAACGGGTTTATCAGCGAATGGTTCACGTATCAGGCATTGCTCCAGGGATTCGGGCTGACCTCCAGCTTGGTGCGGCTGATCTTCCCATTGGGCGGGGCGATGCTGGCGTTGACGGGGGCGCTGGCGGCGTCTTGTTTCGTGAAAGCGTTTGCCATCACGTTCCTGGCGCAACCGCGCAGCGAGCCGGTCGCGAAGGCGCATGAAGCCTCGCCAACCATGCTGGCGGGCATGGCTATTTTGACGATGGTATGTCTGGTGCTTGGGTTGTTTCCCGCCCAATGCCTGGTGTTGTTCGATCCCATCACCCAGGCGCTGACGGGCGCGCAACTGAGCCAGCACCTGGCGTTGGCCGATGGTTGGGCGATCGGCAATCTGGATGACAAAGGCGGTACGGTATCCACGCTCGGCATGGTGGTGGCGGCGGTGTGCCTCCTGCCAATTCCCATTGTGTTGTGGTGGCTGTTTGCGCGGCGTGCCATTACCCGGATTGGTCCCACTTGGGATTGCGGTTTGCAGGGTTTGACGCCCAAGATGGAGTACAGCGCCACCGGATTTTCCAAACCGCTGCGCATGATCTTCAAGGCGCTCTTCCGGCCGCACCGTGAGGTGCAACGCGAGTATGATTATTCGCCGTATTTTGCGCGGAATCTGCGGTTTGAGAGCCACATTGAAGAGGCCTTTGAGCGGCGGATTTACCGGCCGTTAAACCGATGGGTCTTGGTGCTTTCCCGGCGGATGCGCGCGATGCAGGCGGGCAGCACCCATGCCTACCTGATTTATATTTTCGTCACCATGCTGCTGTTGCTGCTGATCATGGCATTATGA
- a CDS encoding DGQHR domain-containing protein, whose product MIATQIRQKDAVFYFASYPSEQLLSRVRFISRFYDEEGLVNQPEAVQPADDVTQFIARIERSDKAFQRQLSEIKVRAIKNFYETASTQPPIPGTVLLFTSQQLHFEAWTDGSGVGRLQEPHDKYLIIDGQHRLAALQSYERTHPEEAKNIRVPCIIFDGRSEDFATEMFVIINSTPTRINKSHLVDLYERVSWSDPDRRFAATIVQLLYSEADSPLRYRINRLGGRSKQEKWILQAELFNEIHRWVKLAWPQIEPAGPDKRQAATYYGMVRDFLKAAAQVWGESWGNADYMVTKPVTLKALLRVCADLTAKDAEPIENRVERWREQLAPWTEQARAFRNEGFYERFPAKGQVERVARIHRELARTAGIPSRGRK is encoded by the coding sequence ATGATCGCCACGCAGATTCGACAAAAAGATGCTGTTTTCTACTTTGCCTCGTACCCGTCAGAGCAGTTGCTGAGCCGGGTGCGGTTCATCAGCCGTTTCTACGACGAGGAAGGCTTGGTGAATCAACCCGAGGCTGTGCAGCCAGCGGACGACGTCACCCAGTTCATCGCCCGCATCGAACGCAGCGACAAAGCATTTCAGCGCCAACTTTCCGAAATCAAAGTCCGCGCCATCAAAAACTTCTACGAAACCGCCAGCACCCAGCCGCCCATTCCGGGAACCGTCCTGTTGTTCACGTCGCAGCAACTGCATTTTGAGGCGTGGACCGACGGCAGCGGCGTCGGCCGGTTGCAGGAACCACATGACAAATACCTGATCATTGACGGGCAGCACCGCCTGGCCGCGCTCCAATCCTATGAACGCACCCATCCGGAGGAGGCCAAGAACATCCGCGTGCCGTGTATCATTTTCGACGGCCGAAGCGAGGACTTCGCCACCGAGATGTTCGTCATCATCAACTCGACCCCGACGCGCATCAACAAGAGTCACCTGGTGGACTTGTACGAGCGCGTTTCATGGAGCGATCCGGACCGGCGCTTTGCGGCGACCATCGTCCAGTTGCTGTACAGCGAGGCGGACAGTCCGTTGCGCTACCGCATCAACCGCTTGGGCGGCCGCAGCAAACAGGAAAAGTGGATTCTCCAAGCCGAACTCTTCAACGAAATCCATCGCTGGGTAAAACTGGCCTGGCCGCAAATTGAACCGGCCGGGCCGGACAAACGCCAGGCCGCCACGTATTATGGCATGGTGCGCGATTTTCTCAAGGCCGCCGCGCAAGTCTGGGGCGAATCCTGGGGCAACGCGGATTACATGGTGACGAAGCCAGTCACACTTAAAGCCCTGCTGCGGGTCTGCGCCGATCTCACCGCCAAGGATGCCGAGCCGATCGAAAACCGGGTCGAACGCTGGCGCGAACAGCTGGCACCCTGGACGGAACAGGCGCGCGCATTTCGCAACGAAGGCTTTTACGAACGCTTCCCAGCCAAAGGCCAGGTGGAACGCGTGGCCCGCATTCACCGGGAACTCGCACGGACGGCGGGCATTCCGTCGCGCGGTCGGAAATAA
- a CDS encoding glycoside hydrolase family 16 protein: MRISWFASLCLLTPALLAQPAPATVPGVKLLFDLSAKGAADADSRLVPSSAQVTFARSQDPNAPGLTVTIQPGKEGYPGINLKPPGNVWDLSAYGRVEARVVNTGAKAVSVSLRVDNNGDWQAGPWNTESAFIKPGTTGTVTVIFGFSYGRKPGYALNPAAVVNFLLFATKSDAVQSFRLESLVATGSAGEKPPVDPNSIRTKPKDGILFGAGVVLDAAKQLSAQGAQASVITEGQRPIIKVVCPAGQANASAALKPAVGRWDLRDALEVRVKLRNGGARPVLPRLRVESNGGPSDWASAAAPLAPGTVQELAVSFLSASIWNGKPNTGSRVTHDAVSAITIGVEKADGESVLLVESIQAVLPPAPAMPDWLGKRPPVPGDWVKTFDEDFTGNTVDASRWRVYAENYWDKTSHFSKDNVIVGGGVARLRYEKKRGHHNDDPKLKESNYASGILDTYGKWTQCYGYFEARMKLPAAPGLWPAFWMMPDRGASADPQWKRQDTGNGGMEFDIMENLTRWGASRYNIAMHWDGYGKTHKSIGTDKIYVQPDRDGYITTGLLWTPGSAVYYGNGREVARWDDPRVSNVPAILMFTLPMGGWDNNALDDAQLPADFIIDYVRVWQRKDLAK; the protein is encoded by the coding sequence ATGCGAATATCCTGGTTTGCGAGTTTGTGTTTACTGACACCAGCGCTGCTGGCTCAACCTGCTCCCGCGACGGTGCCGGGGGTGAAGCTGCTGTTTGATCTCAGTGCCAAGGGCGCTGCCGACGCCGATTCGCGCCTTGTCCCGTCCTCCGCCCAAGTGACGTTTGCCAGGTCGCAAGATCCGAATGCGCCGGGCCTCACCGTCACCATTCAGCCCGGCAAGGAGGGCTACCCCGGTATCAACCTCAAGCCGCCCGGGAATGTCTGGGACCTTTCCGCCTATGGCCGCGTGGAAGCGCGCGTGGTCAACACCGGCGCCAAAGCGGTCTCCGTTTCGCTGCGCGTGGATAACAACGGCGACTGGCAGGCGGGCCCGTGGAATACCGAGAGCGCATTTATCAAGCCGGGGACGACTGGCACGGTTACGGTGATTTTCGGCTTTTCCTATGGCCGTAAACCCGGTTACGCGCTGAATCCAGCGGCGGTGGTGAACTTCCTGCTGTTTGCCACCAAGTCCGACGCGGTGCAATCGTTTCGCCTGGAATCATTGGTCGCGACTGGATCAGCCGGGGAAAAGCCGCCGGTGGACCCCAACTCGATTCGCACCAAACCCAAGGACGGCATCCTGTTTGGCGCGGGAGTGGTGCTGGATGCCGCCAAGCAGCTTTCCGCCCAAGGCGCGCAAGCCTCCGTCATCACCGAAGGCCAGCGGCCCATCATCAAGGTGGTGTGTCCCGCAGGGCAGGCGAATGCCTCGGCGGCGCTCAAGCCGGCGGTGGGCCGTTGGGATTTGCGCGACGCCCTGGAGGTGCGCGTGAAGCTGCGCAATGGCGGCGCACGGCCCGTCCTCCCGCGCCTCCGGGTGGAGAGCAATGGCGGCCCGTCGGATTGGGCGTCGGCTGCGGCTCCGCTGGCGCCGGGCACTGTCCAGGAATTGGCGGTGTCCTTCCTCAGTGCCTCAATTTGGAACGGCAAACCCAACACCGGCAGCCGGGTCACGCATGACGCCGTATCCGCCATCACCATTGGGGTGGAGAAAGCCGACGGCGAAAGCGTGCTGCTGGTGGAATCCATCCAGGCCGTGCTGCCGCCCGCGCCCGCCATGCCCGACTGGCTCGGCAAACGCCCGCCGGTGCCGGGCGATTGGGTGAAGACGTTTGACGAAGACTTCACGGGCAACACGGTGGACGCCTCCCGCTGGCGGGTCTATGCCGAGAATTACTGGGACAAGACTAGCCATTTCAGCAAGGACAACGTGATCGTCGGCGGCGGGGTGGCGCGGCTGCGCTACGAAAAGAAACGCGGGCATCACAATGATGATCCCAAGCTGAAGGAGAGCAATTACGCCTCCGGCATCCTGGACACCTACGGCAAATGGACCCAGTGCTACGGCTACTTCGAGGCCAGGATGAAGCTGCCCGCTGCCCCCGGCCTGTGGCCCGCATTCTGGATGATGCCCGACCGCGGCGCGTCCGCCGATCCGCAATGGAAACGCCAGGACACCGGCAACGGGGGCATGGAGTTCGACATCATGGAGAATCTGACCCGCTGGGGTGCCAGCCGCTACAACATCGCCATGCACTGGGATGGCTACGGGAAAACCCACAAGAGTATCGGCACGGATAAAATCTATGTCCAGCCCGACCGGGATGGCTATATTACGACTGGTTTACTCTGGACGCCCGGCTCCGCCGTGTATTACGGCAATGGCCGCGAAGTGGCCCGCTGGGATGATCCCCGCGTTTCCAACGTGCCTGCCATCCTGATGTTCACTCTACCCATGGGCGGTTGGGACAACAACGCACTGGATGACGCGCAATTACCCGCCGACTTCATCATTGATTACGTGCGCGTCTGGCAGCGGAAAGACCTGGCGAAATAG
- a CDS encoding hydrogenase 4 subunit F, producing MVMLLLIVIPVVTGLSCALIRSRRVMEWLNLLCAAALLACAGMLAAHVLGQGTVTTLQGFLRADSLSAVVVLLTGFVALVVNVYSVGFMRREEVGGKINDTQFRRFYVLTPFFLGTMNLVPLVDNLGVMWVAMETSTLVSVMLVLFYNQKTSLEAAWKYIIIGSIGVSLALFGTVITYYSAVGILGPDAGRGMDWSVLLPLAEKFDRYPMKLAFIFILLGYGTKAGLAPMHTWKPDAYAEVPVPSAALMGAAFVNCALYAIMRFYVLAEKCLGPVFPGNLLMFLGIGSMLVAVPFIVVQRNFRRILAYSSIDHTGIMVAALGFGGPLAVMLHMVFHAVTKPLMFFCAGNVQQHYDTPHFRKVTGVMKTLPWTGALFMIGTLAVTGTAPFSMFQSEYLALSAAVEHKHYWAAGLFLLAVVTIFAGFLTHMVRMNLGKPSSPVTTRKECPWKLTAMLMVLVPVLVLTFYLPAPLYELIQRAAKIVGGHP from the coding sequence ATGGTGATGCTGCTCCTCATCGTTATTCCAGTGGTTACGGGCCTGAGCTGCGCCTTGATCCGGTCGCGCCGGGTCATGGAGTGGCTCAACCTGCTGTGCGCCGCCGCGCTCCTTGCCTGCGCGGGAATGCTCGCCGCACACGTGCTGGGGCAGGGGACAGTGACGACTCTGCAAGGCTTCTTGCGCGCCGATTCCTTAAGCGCCGTGGTGGTCCTGCTTACCGGCTTCGTCGCGCTGGTTGTCAACGTGTACAGTGTGGGCTTCATGCGGCGCGAAGAAGTGGGCGGCAAAATCAACGATACGCAGTTCCGGCGTTTCTATGTGCTCACGCCATTTTTCCTGGGCACCATGAACCTGGTGCCGCTGGTGGATAACCTCGGTGTCATGTGGGTGGCGATGGAAACCTCCACGCTCGTCTCCGTGATGCTGGTCCTGTTCTACAATCAAAAGACCTCCCTCGAAGCGGCGTGGAAATACATCATCATCGGCAGCATCGGCGTGTCCTTGGCGCTGTTCGGCACCGTGATCACCTACTATTCCGCCGTCGGCATCCTTGGCCCGGACGCCGGGCGCGGCATGGATTGGTCCGTGCTGCTGCCGTTGGCGGAGAAGTTTGATCGTTACCCGATGAAGCTGGCTTTCATCTTCATTTTGCTGGGCTACGGCACCAAAGCCGGGCTGGCCCCCATGCATACGTGGAAGCCGGATGCCTACGCGGAAGTGCCCGTGCCCTCCGCCGCGCTGATGGGGGCGGCCTTCGTCAACTGCGCGCTCTATGCCATCATGCGTTTTTACGTCTTGGCGGAGAAATGCCTCGGGCCGGTCTTTCCCGGCAACCTGCTGATGTTTCTTGGCATCGGTTCGATGCTCGTTGCGGTGCCGTTCATCGTGGTGCAGCGGAATTTCCGGCGCATTCTCGCCTATTCCAGCATTGACCACACCGGTATTATGGTCGCTGCGCTTGGTTTTGGTGGGCCACTCGCCGTCATGTTGCACATGGTGTTTCATGCGGTGACCAAGCCGCTCATGTTTTTCTGCGCCGGCAACGTGCAGCAACACTACGATACCCCACATTTCCGCAAAGTGACGGGCGTGATGAAAACATTACCTTGGACGGGCGCGTTATTCATGATCGGCACCCTGGCCGTGACCGGCACTGCGCCCTTCAGCATGTTTCAGAGCGAGTACTTGGCCTTAAGCGCAGCCGTGGAACACAAACATTATTGGGCGGCGGGGCTATTCTTGCTGGCGGTGGTCACCATCTTTGCCGGATTCCTGACCCACATGGTCCGCATGAACCTTGGCAAGCCCTCCAGCCCGGTAACGACGCGGAAGGAATGCCCATGGAAACTCACCGCCATGTTGATGGTGCTCGTGCCGGTGCTTGT
- a CDS encoding isoamylase early set domain-containing protein yields the protein MTYMTNSGFGLKRPVPKKTLRAINFICNAPHAQSVSVVGDFNEWDGTQHLMRQLPDGGWFLTMELVHGHHRYAFMVDGQLTLDPRAQGITRNDKGERVCLVPVS from the coding sequence ATGACGTATATGACGAACAGTGGTTTTGGATTGAAGCGCCCGGTGCCCAAGAAAACCTTGCGGGCGATCAATTTCATTTGTAATGCGCCACACGCGCAGTCCGTGAGTGTGGTAGGAGATTTTAATGAATGGGATGGAACGCAGCACCTCATGCGCCAGCTTCCGGACGGCGGCTGGTTCCTGACCATGGAGTTAGTCCATGGCCATCACCGGTACGCGTTCATGGTGGATGGGCAATTGACGCTCGATCCGCGCGCCCAAGGCATTACCCGCAATGACAAGGGCGAACGCGTCTGCCTAGTGCCGGTGAGTTGA
- a CDS encoding DUF4339 domain-containing protein produces the protein MPYNLSQPLALIVSMDWYYAANDERKGPLDQTEFDQLVRQGVITPQTLVWHEGMPEWKPYETLSIPPVVSTGESMLTCAECERSVLESGLVQIGGRAVCADCKPIALQRLREGASSIEMAAEQTRKDHLSHESSVKSVGSLYLFGAIIVTIIGIVSLGARSGGTMLIAVFWLVLAPLQFWVGLGLRNLKPWSRIVGAVLAGLGMLAFPFGTLINGYILYLLLCKKGRMVFSEEYKKVIAATPHIKYRTSVLVWIILIIFILAMVLLFVGTAVRSSR, from the coding sequence ATGCCATACAATTTAAGTCAACCATTGGCCCTGATTGTATCTATGGACTGGTATTACGCCGCAAATGATGAGCGCAAAGGCCCCCTGGACCAAACCGAGTTTGATCAACTGGTGCGGCAGGGCGTCATTACCCCCCAAACCCTGGTCTGGCATGAAGGGATGCCGGAATGGAAACCCTATGAAACCCTCAGCATCCCACCGGTGGTATCCACCGGTGAAAGCATGTTGACCTGCGCGGAGTGCGAGCGATCAGTCCTCGAAAGCGGCCTGGTGCAAATCGGCGGCCGTGCGGTTTGCGCGGACTGCAAGCCCATCGCCCTGCAACGATTGCGCGAAGGCGCCAGCAGCATAGAAATGGCGGCGGAACAAACTCGCAAAGATCACCTATCCCATGAGTCATCCGTCAAATCAGTGGGGTCGCTTTATCTGTTCGGTGCCATAATTGTGACAATCATAGGCATTGTGTCGCTGGGGGCCAGATCAGGCGGAACAATGCTGATAGCTGTCTTCTGGCTGGTGCTGGCGCCGCTGCAATTCTGGGTGGGACTCGGACTGCGAAATCTCAAGCCATGGTCGCGAATAGTGGGCGCAGTGCTCGCCGGCCTTGGCATGCTGGCATTCCCGTTCGGAACGCTGATCAATGGTTACATCCTCTACCTGTTACTGTGCAAAAAAGGCCGGATGGTCTTTTCAGAAGAGTACAAGAAGGTCATCGCCGCAACGCCGCACATCAAATACCGCACCTCGGTGCTGGTCTGGATTATCCTGATCATCTTCATCCTGGCGATGGTGCTGCTGTTTGTTGGTACGGCAGTGCGCAGCAGCCGGTAA